TTGTAAACAGAATGAAACCATTACTAAGCAAAATGATAAGCCCTTTCCAGGCTGCTTATGTTCCTAATATGAACATTCATGATAATGTCATAATTGCTCATGAATTGGTTCACActatgaaaagaaaaaggaaaaatgggGTGTCATGGGCCTTAAACTTGACATGTCTAAGACCTTTGACAGAGTTGAATGGGGTTTCCTCAGAGATATCCTTAAGGCTTTTGGTTTCTCGGAGCATTGGTGTGATCTAATTTACCAATGCATTAGTACCACAAGTATATCCATCATGTTAAATGGTTCTCCATGCAAATCTTATAGACTAACAAGGGGTCTGAGACAGGGTAATCCCCTGTCTCCATACATGTTATCATTTGTATAGAATCTTTCTCTAGATATCTCTTACATGCTGAAAGGAACAACCTCATTCATGACCTTAAGGTTTGCAAAGATGTTCCAAGTATAAGTCATTTGCTCTTTGCATATGACTGTCTTATCTTTGCAAAAGCTTCACATACTCAAGCATCAAATTTATTGAGCTTGATCGAAGATTTTAGTTTGGCCTCTAGCCAAGTTATAAATCTTCAGAAATCTGGCTGTTTTTTTAGTAATAATGTTCATCCAGATCAAGCTGTGTCTCTTATCAATGATCTTAAAGTTAAGAAAATAGCTTTAAATGAGAAATATCTAGGTATTCCTCTTTTCATTACTAGGTCTAGAACAGATTCTTTCAACTATCTTAATGACCATTTTGATGAGAGAGTTGCTAAGTGGAAAGGTAAAAATTTCAATCAGGCAGGTATGTATGTTATGGTCCAACACGTGCTAAAATCTTCTCCTATTTATCACATGAACACCTTTACTATCCCAGATAACATTATCAACAACATGGAATCCcctcaaagagatttttggtggggtaaGTCTAGCCCAGGAGGTATTTATTTTAGAGCTTGGCCAAGAATTTGTAATCATAAACACCAAGGTGGTTTAGGTTTTAGGAACCTTAAACGCATGAATCTGTTACTTTTATCTAAAACTGCTTGGAATTTGATTCATAACCCTAATGCTTTATGGGTTATCATTCTTAGATATAAGTACTTTAAAAATGttcatcctcttcatcatccCAAAAAAGCTGATTGCTCTTGGGCTTGGAGAAGTATAAGTAGAGGTCttgattttattgctcaaaatgTTGTTTGGGAAGTTAAGAATGGTAAGAGTATTTCTGCTTTTGAAGATAAGTGGTTGTCAATTCCTGTTGAGCCAGTTCTTAAAACTAGACCTAATCCTAAATTTACTGTTTCTGTCCTTATTGATGAAAACACTAAAAATTGGATACCTGATCTTGTTAATGCTTTTCACCCCTCAAAATGCTAAAAACATTCTTGAATCTAGAATCCTCTTTTCTGGGAATGATAAACTCATTTGGCCTTATTCTAAAAATGGCCAATTTTCTGTCAAGTCTGCTTATAAAGTTATTTCAGGGAAGATAAAGTACATGAGTAACAATCTAGGTAGTAATCCTTTTTATAAGGCTCTATGGAACCTCTCTATTCTTCCAAAAGTTGCATTGTTTATTTGGAAGTGTCATGAAAACATCATTCCTGCTAAGTCTGTTCTTGTTAGGTACAGTAATACTCATGACCCCCACTGCAGCATGTGCAATTCTGGTTAGATAGAAACCCCTGAACATATTGTCTTTCACTGCTTGTTTGCTAAGTCAGTTTGGGCTCTAACTCCTTATGCAGATTTAATTGAACATGATAGTGCATCCTCTATCAGTATTCATGATTGTGTCTTCAAGTGGACCAGTAATAACTCTTTGAAAGACATGGAAGTTGCTGTTTTTACCATTTCCTAGAGCATATGGAAAAATAGATGTTTCTACACTTTCCAGGGGAAAGCCCTAAATCATCACTCTAATGCTAGATTGGCACTTAAATTAGTCAATGATACTCAAACTTATTTAAGAAATGATACCTCCCTTTCTGCCCATTCTCATGATCTTGTAGAAGAAAAGAATTTATCTTCTGTCACTGCTTCTTTATCACATGATTGTGTTATTCTTTTCAGTGATGCAACTTTTGATAAGGATACTAAAATCTCTGGAATTGGTCTTATCTTGACAGATATCTCAGGTAGCTTCATTGGATGCAAGCTTAAGGCAGGGTCAGTGAGAAATGCTGAAGAAGCAGAAAGTCTGGCTACATTGGAGGCAGTACAATGGGCAAAAGAGAAAAGCTTGCAGAAAATTTGCTTTATTAGTGATTGAGTCTCTGAACTCATTTTCAAACCAGTTATACTGGCATAATAAAACAGTCATAGATGACTGCAAAACTTTAGTTTTCCAATTTTCAATTTGCACAATTTAATTTTTTAAAAAGAAACCATATTATTCTGGCTGATCAAGCAGCCAAATTTAGCAAGATATCTAGAACCTCAGGGGAATGGTGGGGAAATGTCCCAAATTTCTTTAATCTGACAGTGTAATTGTTATTATTAGCAATAAAaactttttcttagcaaaaaaaaagaaagaaaagaaataatattttGGACATGactttaaattaaattaaacatttttctctctctttctcctctctctccttcttcttcttcaacaaaaacTATCAAGAAATGTACCAGATTTGAGCAGATTTCTTCACTATTTCTCGTTTTCTAGGTTAGTTAATAGTTTTAGCTTAATTTTTAGAGATATTTTGTAATAGGGGCGTATGTTTCTGATGATATTAGGGTCTGGGTCGAAGAACATGCCGTTCATGCGATAGGGTCCTAAACTGACTTTGAGCGTTTGACATACTTACTAAAACACCCTTATGAATCAGTTGAATGACCTAATACCCCAACCCGATTAAATACTTAACTAAACTAAGCTTTTACGGCTCTATTTTATGATGTTGGTGGGTGCTTATTCGCGGGGGCAGCTCGCAGTTCAGGAAGACACGGAAGAATTGATGTTGATCTTCAACATTCAACCCCGATTTCCCGTAACAGTATTATCAAAATTTTCACACATGTTTGCTAAATCCCGTTGATTAACCATTGACTACGCCTAGTAAGAATGACAAAAACCTATGACTCATTAAGGTACTAGTAGTATAGCCTAACCGATCATTCATAAATAGAAGAGTACAAGTTTTTTATGCATTCAACGTCGTTGTATCTGGTCATAGAgtggagatgatgaagaacttctaGAGGTCACAGGATTTCAGTCCGGATATGAACTCGAGAAATACAAGGAATATATGGGTTCTGATATTGTTGTATCCGGTGATAATGAGGGCTAAATGGAGGAGATTATGAATGATATTGAGTTCCTGATGGACTGTGGTAAATGGGTTGTCTATGAATTTGAATTTGCAGGAAAGAGACAACCAGAGAAAATGACTTCTTTAATGCACAGAGACACCATCAAGTGTTCGAAAAAATGCCTGAACTGAAAATAAATTTTGGAAGAAAGAGATTTCCCACACGGGtggaaggagatgcaaaaggactACATGGTTAAATGTTTTCATAGTATTTTAAGTGTCAACGGTAGTCATGTGACGGTCaaggtgtttggtaaaatataaaagTCAACAAATGGTTTTTTAACGGTCTTTGGTTAGTCTACGACCCAAATGCATCAACGACATGTTTTACGATCCAGACTCTAATATGATCAAAATCGTAGaatccttttacaaaatatctctaatttttattatgttttctacttatataCACTATTACGGTGCTTTAATCTACTTTTTCGAGagttatcttcgctttaatgacgggtcttggttattgggttgggttctAAGATCGATAGTGATACTCTCCGACgacgaattttttttcttcatcggtgatttctttgacgacggaagcttcatcactacaAGAAAAATCACATCTATTTTGGGAGTATATTtttctaaaaaagaaaaacaaactaaatggttgagatttacttccgagaaaaaccattcttcctccgatttaatcggatcttaagTATTTGTTTTACTCCGGtagtccttctctttctcttgtcagaTTTCTCGGCATTGTActtttacggtatgttcttgttactttgtgttctcttattttcgatcttaaattcATTATAATTTATAACCTcgaatttccattaatgaaaaagTTCCTTatttataaaaaagaaaatgtGTAAGAAAAACAATGTCCGCCTGTAGCCTAATCAAACAAATATTGATGTTAGATTTCTCTCTCTTTTCCTCCCTTACTCTTCAGCTCTAGGTAAGTTGTTGAAGAGGAAAAGGGTAAGATGGTTTCCCGTTTCATATTTAAGCCTTCCATCTTAAATGTGACACTGAGTTCTATCAAACTTACTCCCACTCTACTCAAACACAAGAATCAAGATGTCAATTTTCAGCTCATGCTTCAAAAAATATACTCTCTCCTTTCCTTTTTAAtatgctggttttgtttttagagaaatttaaggaaactaagagaactaatcattgaaaatggtcctcatgacacttgtcaataaaagaagtgaagtgaaatggccCCCATGACACTTAATcaccaaaagaagtaaagtgaaatggtccacatgacacttatcatcaaaagaagttaagagaaaagtggtccagaAAATTaagtaatatttgactttcccaattagaaaatcaacctattttcttgaaacatttatttacaaaaaccagcctattaaaaaagaacgtaAGGAGTTTCAATTTTGAGCAAAGTAAGAATTCTGAAACTTGCGGGTAGTAAATTGGCCCATTATGAGAACTTAACAAACCAAAAAGTATGAAACACCAAAAAGTTGAATATGTCCTACTCATCAAAGAAAAAACCAATTCTTGCAAAATTCAGGATCAACAGAATATGTCCTCCTCATCCacgcaaaacaaaacaaaacaaaaaatatccCAGACATCAAGATTGAAAACTGAGAAAGGAAATCTCAAGAAAAGGATGGGAATGATAAAAAAATGACGACATAGTTAAGAAAATAAATGTTGACACAATTGCAACATAGTTTTTCCCGCTAAAATTGGGAATCCCCAAtttatcaattagggtttgagtAAACCACATAACCCAGCACACGATGTTCTCATCATCTCGCCACGCCCACACTCTTTTGGGTCCAATTAGCACCCACCGTCTTTACTCTTACTCCATCCTAACCCACCACCATCCCTTTCCATATAAATCTTTCCCTCTTAAACCAACTATAACCAGAACCAAACTACCAACCTCTTCATCACCAAGATTTGTGTCTCTCGCTAGAAAAATGGGTTCTCTTTCAATCGCCGAGAAATCTCCATTAGAATACCCTTTTGCTCGTAGAGATGAATCTGTTGTTGACGACTACCACGGTGTTAAGATTTCTGATCCTTATCGGTGGTAAGTAAGACCAAAAGTCAAAgtcaaatttttaattttgattttgtggaatggtgatttgatttgattttgtttgtttgtgAATAGGCTGGAAGATCCTGAATCGGAAGAAACGAAAGAATTTGTAGAGAAAGAAGCGAATTTGACAGAAGAATTACTTAAAACATGTGAAACAAGGGAGAAACTAAGAGAACAAATTACCAAATTGTTTGATCATCCTAGATATGATACTCCATTCAAGAAAGGGGATAAGTATTTTTACTTTCAAAATACAGGTCTTCAAGCACAAAGTGTTTTATATGTGCAGGTTTGTGAGCTTTAAATGTTTTGATTGTTAGAGGTGTTTGAAATTGTTGGTTAGATAAATTTATCAatgcttttgtttttgtttttataggATAGTTTGGATGCAGAAGCTGAGGTATTGCTTGACCCTAATGGGTTAAGTGAAGATGGAACTGTATCATTGAATGTAGCTGATGTAAGTGAGGATGCTAAGTATTTGGCTTATGGACTTAGTTCAAGTGGTAGTGATTGGGTTACCATTAAAGTTATGAGGGTTGAAGATAAGTTTCTTGAGCCCGATACTTTGTCATGGGTAAGTGTTTGTTTATGTACATGCATGAATTGCAACAAAAATGTACTTATATGCTTATGTCAACCAGAATAACTGTTTTGAGCTTATGATTTAAGACCATCACATTGTTTATTACAGGTTAAGTTTTCTTCTATCACTTGGACTCATGATAATAAAGGGTTCTTCTACAGTAGATACCCTGCTCCCAAGTAagtttgtttttctattttttttctaatGGAAATTGGTTCGAATTGGTATGATGtaattttgttttcatattcAGTTTGTGATTGGTTACATTGGTATTGATCTGTAGGCAAGGAGAAGAATTAGATAAGGGGACCGAGACGAATTCAAATCTTAATCATCAGGTTTATTATCACTTCTTGGGTACAGATCAATCTGAAGATGTTTTATGTTGGAAAGATCCAGAAAATCCGAAATTTCTGTTTGAGGCACAAGTTATGGATGATGGGAAGGTAATATTCACCAACACTGTACCTGAGATTACAAATTTTGTAACATTATGTCTAGTTACTGTAGTCTTTCGCCATAGCTTTTCTGTTGATGCAAAACTCAATGTCGACACTAATGGCTTTATCTGAATACTAAATGTTGTATGTGTGCTTTGACACATTAGACAAGTAATAAATATTACTAATTTGTAGAGAAGTTAGTGCTTAATATTCCCATTAGCTAGTTTTCTTAAGCATACGAGATAACAAGGTGTATTGAAGTTCAGTAATTCGCTTTACGAGTTCTATTGCgtcttctttatttttgttgTACAAAgtgctttatccacttcaatatGGCCCTGGACTCTAAAAGATATATGCCACCAATTAGTCTTTTGTGAAACAAAATCTGAGTTTCTTAATTGATCTCTCATAGATGAGCAGTAGTGGTTTGTGACTGATAAGTTCTCCtcattgagaatgtttctgtTTACAATACTTATAACTTGTTGAATCATTCCTTAGTGGACAGAATATTTAATTTCCACTTCCACTTTGATATGCAGCATGTTCTTTTGTACATTAACGAGAGCTGCGACCCAGTCAACAAGCTTTATTATTGTGACCTGTCAACACTTCCCAATGGGCTCGAAGGGTTTAAGAACAGAACTGACATGCTTCCTTTTGTTAAGCTTGTTGACAATTTTGATGCAAGTTATAGAGCTATTGCAAATGATGACACCCAGTTTACCTTTCTGACTAATAAAGATGCTCCAAAGTATAAGTTAATCCGGGTTGATCTCAAGGAACCAAGTGTGTGGACCGATGTCATTGAAGAATCAGAGAAAGATGTCCTTGAATCTGCTTATGTTGTGAATGGAAACCAAATTCTGGTGAGTTACTTGAGCGATGTTAAGAATGTTCTGCAGATAAGGGAATTGAAAACAGGTGAACTGGTACATCGGTTGCCCCTTGAAATTGGCACAGTCTATGGGATTTCTGGAAGGCGCAAAGACAGTGAGGTTTTCATTGGATTTACTAGCTTTCTCACCCCTGGTATTATATATCAATTCAACTTAGCAGCGGAGGCACCTGAAATGAAGATATTCCGTGAAATTGTGGTTTCTGGATTTGATCATACTGAATTCCAGGTTAATCAGGTAATTACGATATATTTCTCACAGCTTAGCTCTACATATATTAATATATTATGTTCCTTTTTGTGTATAGGGTGTGGTGGCTGGTAAGGCCAATCTGAGAACTACATGAAAACTCATATTTTTCTTGAAATTGTGGTTTCTGGATTAGCTCCACACATATTACGATACATATTTTTCAACTTGCGTAGGAGGAGTAAGgaggtttttttctttcttaagaCAATTAAGGAGTTCATGAAAACTCATATATTCTGGGGTATCTGAAAAAACAGTGTACCTGTATATCACACCTAATGCATACAGGTTTCTGTTGCTTAAACCATCTATTAATTATCATCATTTCTTTCTTCCGCCTGGCTTTCATTTTCAGGTTTTTGTACCTAGCAAAGATGGAACTAAGATACCTCTCTTCATTGTGTCCAAGAAGAATATTATATTGGATGGCTCACATCCTTGTTTATTGTATGGTTATGGGGGTTTCAACATTAGCCTTACTCCATCCTTTAGTGTCAGCAGAACTATTCTTACCAGGCATTTAGGAGCTATCTTCTGCATAGCGAACATTCGCGGTGGTGGGGAGTATGGAGAAGAATGGCATAAAGCAGGGTCACTAGCAAAAAAGCAGAATTGCTTTGATGACTTTATATCTGCTGGAGAGTATCTCGTGTCCGCTGGTTATACCCAGTCCAAAAAGCTGTGTATTGAAGGTGGCAGCAATGGTGGACTTCTAGTGGCTGCTACCATAAATCAGGTGTGTTTCTTTTATTTCCACCTCTTACAGTAAACATATGGAGTGCATAATTTTCTTGCtaaatcacaaacatttttttGGGTGACAGCGACCTGATCTTTTTGGCTGTGCTCTGGCTCATGTCGGTGTAATGGATATGCTACGTTTCCACATGTTCACCATAGGTTTGCTTACCTTCTTTTAGTCCTCACTTCCTATGTACTTTTAATACTGCATATACTGATACCTAAATCTGTTCCAGGCCATGCATGGACTTCAGATTATGGCTGCTCAGACAAGGAGGAAGAGTTCCAATGGCTTATCAAGTAAGACTAATCTTGATTGTTGAAACACGCTGGTGTTATTATAACATTGGTAGGACCATAGGAGTATTAAATTAGATATGATTCTATACTGAGTGTAACTTTCGTCTACTAAagttaatccttcagaatttgtGTTCTTTTCCtgtcatttcaaaaaaaaaaaagtcttatgAATTTCTATGCTCTCATCGTGTTGGGACTTATAGTTCATCGGTGATCATGTTAGTGAAGTTGTGACAGAACATTTGGTCATTCTGTGAACACTTGGTCATTCTTTTGCTTTTAATTTGTGATCACAAGACATTCTTACATGGTTCATAACATTTTTGTTTGCATTTTTAGATATTCACCACTTCATAATGTGAGAAGACCTTGGGAGCAGCATCAGGATGAAAAATACCAGTATCCTCCTACCATGTTGTTGACTGCTGATCATGATGACCGGGTTGTGCCATTACACTCGTTG
This is a stretch of genomic DNA from Papaver somniferum cultivar HN1 chromosome 1, ASM357369v1, whole genome shotgun sequence. It encodes these proteins:
- the LOC113291793 gene encoding prolyl endopeptidase-like; protein product: MFSSSRHAHTLLGPISTHRLYSYSILTHHHPFPYKSFPLKPTITRTKLPTSSSPRFVSLARKMGSLSIAEKSPLEYPFARRDESVVDDYHGVKISDPYRWLEDPESEETKEFVEKEANLTEELLKTCETREKLREQITKLFDHPRYDTPFKKGDKYFYFQNTGLQAQSVLYVQDSLDAEAEVLLDPNGLSEDGTVSLNVADVSEDAKYLAYGLSSSGSDWVTIKVMRVEDKFLEPDTLSWVKFSSITWTHDNKGFFYSRYPAPKQGEELDKGTETNSNLNHQVYYHFLGTDQSEDVLCWKDPENPKFLFEAQVMDDGKHVLLYINESCDPVNKLYYCDLSTLPNGLEGFKNRTDMLPFVKLVDNFDASYRAIANDDTQFTFLTNKDAPKYKLIRVDLKEPSVWTDVIEESEKDVLESAYVVNGNQILVSYLSDVKNVLQIRELKTGELVHRLPLEIGTVYGISGRRKDSEVFIGFTSFLTPGIIYQFNLAAEAPEMKIFREIVVSGFDHTEFQVNQVFVPSKDGTKIPLFIVSKKNIILDGSHPCLLYGYGGFNISLTPSFSVSRTILTRHLGAIFCIANIRGGGEYGEEWHKAGSLAKKQNCFDDFISAGEYLVSAGYTQSKKLCIEGGSNGGLLVAATINQRPDLFGCALAHVGVMDMLRFHMFTIGHAWTSDYGCSDKEEEFQWLIKYSPLHNVRRPWEQHQDEKYQYPPTMLLTADHDDRVVPLHSLKLLATMQYILCTSLENSPQTNPIIGRIDRKAGHGAGRPTKKMIDEAADRYSFMAKMLGASWIN